One segment of Laspinema palackyanum D2c DNA contains the following:
- a CDS encoding Uma2 family endonuclease — protein sequence MYAESGIPEYWLVNLQTAELIVYRQPRGRDYGSKMTFKEGEISPLAFPDVIIPIEAIISA from the coding sequence ATCTATGCCGAATCCGGAATCCCCGAATATTGGCTAGTGAATCTCCAAACAGCGGAATTAATTGTTTACCGTCAACCCAGAGGACGGGATTATGGGTCGAAAATGACCTTCAAAGAGGGAGAGATTTCTCCTCTAGCGTTTCCTGATGTAATTATTCCCATAGAAGCCATAATTTCAGCATAA